In Microbacterium enclense, one genomic interval encodes:
- a CDS encoding DUF58 domain-containing protein: MTRWWPLTLRGSGAAVLAVAALVIAQRAGIPELMYFGVLMTALLATAAATLVIARRTDRVTRTVAPDVTEVGASAEVVVRVGLQTALPTAPGRWADTLPAGLRGRASGPFPATTSSLGRDTVPVELRYEVVAHERGIRALGPLEVVTTDPFGLIRRRFALGRPSPLTVAPAIVDLAPLPPTGGEAGGTRQSSALQLGQGVDNLVARPYAPGDSMRRIHWRATAHRDTLMVRQEEQESSPAATVVLDRALSRWSPAAADPSGGDPAFETAVSACVSAVARLVHEGFTVDVVDSDGELLADPVDGGEDGEARALAASFATLAARTDGPTDRVVPAAAAVMLGPVVVITGHPEQGGTLAPGAFAQRSGLPILLSVTDRPDLDAARAAGWRAASVRPGGNIAAAWVDATERGLARVGW; the protein is encoded by the coding sequence ATGACCCGGTGGTGGCCGCTCACCCTGCGAGGAAGCGGCGCGGCGGTCCTCGCCGTCGCTGCTCTCGTGATCGCGCAGCGCGCCGGCATCCCGGAACTGATGTACTTCGGCGTGCTGATGACCGCTCTGCTGGCGACCGCCGCGGCGACCCTCGTGATCGCCCGCCGCACCGATCGCGTGACGCGTACCGTCGCCCCCGACGTCACCGAGGTGGGCGCGAGCGCAGAGGTGGTCGTCCGCGTCGGCTTGCAGACGGCGCTTCCGACGGCCCCGGGGCGATGGGCCGATACCCTCCCGGCCGGACTCCGCGGGCGTGCGAGCGGCCCCTTTCCCGCGACGACGTCGTCGCTCGGTCGCGACACCGTGCCCGTCGAGCTCCGCTACGAGGTCGTGGCGCACGAGCGCGGCATCCGCGCGCTCGGACCCCTCGAAGTCGTGACGACCGACCCCTTCGGCCTCATCCGTCGCCGGTTCGCGCTCGGACGCCCCTCCCCCCTCACCGTCGCCCCGGCGATCGTCGACCTCGCCCCGCTGCCTCCCACCGGCGGCGAGGCCGGCGGAACACGCCAGTCGTCCGCCCTGCAGCTCGGGCAGGGTGTCGACAACCTCGTCGCCCGTCCGTACGCCCCCGGCGATTCCATGCGCCGCATCCACTGGCGCGCCACGGCGCACCGCGACACGCTCATGGTGCGTCAGGAGGAGCAGGAGTCCAGCCCCGCGGCCACGGTCGTGCTCGACCGCGCCCTCTCGCGGTGGTCGCCGGCGGCGGCCGACCCCTCCGGCGGCGACCCCGCTTTCGAGACGGCCGTCTCGGCGTGCGTGTCCGCGGTGGCGCGTCTCGTGCACGAGGGCTTCACGGTCGACGTCGTCGACAGTGACGGAGAGCTCCTGGCCGATCCCGTCGACGGCGGAGAAGACGGCGAGGCACGTGCGCTGGCGGCATCCTTCGCCACGCTCGCGGCACGGACCGACGGACCGACCGACCGCGTGGTGCCGGCCGCCGCGGCGGTGATGCTCGGACCCGTCGTCGTCATCACCGGACACCCGGAGCAGGGCGGCACCCTCGCCCCCGGTGCGTTCGCCCAGCGTTCGGGGCTGCCGATCCTCCTCTCGGTCACTGATCGCCCCGACCTCGACGCGGCCCGCGCGGCCGGCTGGCGCGCGGCGAGCGTGCGACCCGGCGGGAACATCGCCGCCGCATGGGTCGACGCCACCGAGAGGGGGCTCGCGCGTGTCGGCTGGTGA
- a CDS encoding MoxR family ATPase has product MDETVTPEAASRLRRTDTAPARPGGDEPLTAASFARLTGEITASISRVIDGKPDAVQSALIALLAEGHLLIEDVPGVGKTMLARALAATVDADVRRIQFTPDLLPGDITGVSVFNPVPRQFEFTPGAVFANIVIADEINRSSPKTQSSLLEAMEERQVTIDGRTHVLPSPFLVVATQNPLEMEGTYALPEAQRDRFLLRISMGYPDPAAEALMLRQRDVVNPLDALVPVVTGRQVTAMIAWARGVHVAPALEEYVVALAQATRSHPDIRLGASPRATLQLVRAAKVRAALDGRAYVIPDDLTSLLIPVFAHRLIANRSAAGGRAGAVVVSEALERIASSVRVPLAARP; this is encoded by the coding sequence ATGGACGAGACGGTCACGCCCGAGGCGGCATCACGACTCCGCCGTACCGACACCGCTCCCGCCCGCCCGGGTGGCGACGAACCGCTCACCGCCGCGTCGTTCGCCCGGCTCACCGGCGAGATCACGGCATCCATCTCGCGGGTGATCGACGGCAAGCCGGACGCCGTGCAGAGCGCCCTGATCGCACTCCTCGCCGAGGGGCATCTCCTCATCGAGGACGTGCCCGGTGTCGGCAAGACCATGCTCGCCCGGGCCCTGGCCGCCACGGTCGACGCGGACGTCCGCCGCATCCAGTTCACCCCCGACCTCTTGCCCGGCGACATCACGGGCGTGTCCGTTTTCAACCCGGTCCCGCGGCAATTCGAGTTCACGCCGGGCGCGGTCTTCGCCAACATCGTCATCGCCGATGAGATCAACCGCTCGTCGCCGAAGACGCAGTCGTCGCTGCTGGAGGCGATGGAGGAGCGTCAGGTCACGATCGACGGGCGGACGCACGTGCTCCCCTCGCCGTTCCTCGTCGTCGCGACGCAGAACCCGCTCGAGATGGAGGGGACCTACGCCCTCCCCGAGGCGCAGCGAGATCGCTTTCTGCTGCGGATCTCGATGGGCTACCCCGATCCGGCGGCCGAGGCGCTGATGCTGCGCCAGCGCGACGTCGTCAATCCGCTCGATGCCCTCGTACCCGTCGTGACCGGCCGACAGGTGACCGCGATGATCGCGTGGGCGCGTGGGGTGCACGTCGCCCCGGCGCTCGAGGAGTACGTCGTCGCCCTGGCGCAGGCGACCCGCAGCCACCCCGACATCCGCCTCGGCGCGAGCCCGCGCGCGACGCTGCAGCTGGTGCGCGCCGCGAAGGTGCGGGCGGCGCTCGACGGACGCGCGTACGTGATCCCCGACGACCTGACGTCGCTGCTGATCCCCGTGTTCGCCCATCGGCTCATCGCGAACCGCTCGGCCGCGGGCGGCCGCGCCGGAGCGGTCGTGGTGTCCGAGGCGCTCGAGCGCATCGCGTCCAGCGTGCGCGTCCCGCTCGCCGCGAGACCGTGA
- a CDS encoding ROK family protein, with translation MSDATPSLPAYTHVLAVDIGGTKVDAAVVSIAGEVVRESVTRRPTGRENDRDTVARNIREAAEGALAAVPELSVGAVGVGSAGPVDLPSRSVSPLNLPLAAGLPIDDVLGGLVDGPLHLALDGTCIALAEHWRGSLLGCENALAIVVSTGVGGGFVLDGRPMGGASGNAGHLGQTFVRTIHDGEVVASTLEAVAAGPGTVAWARAQGWEGETGLDLAASYRAGDEVARAAVQRSATAVGQAIAAAATLCDLEAVAIAGGFSQVADDYIDQVRVAAQAASLHAYARRCRITGSGLDGDGPLLGAAALALRA, from the coding sequence ATGTCCGATGCCACCCCGTCTCTGCCCGCCTACACCCACGTGCTCGCCGTCGACATCGGCGGCACCAAGGTCGATGCCGCGGTCGTGTCGATCGCCGGCGAGGTGGTGCGCGAGAGCGTGACGCGTCGTCCGACCGGACGAGAGAACGACCGCGACACCGTTGCGCGGAACATCCGCGAGGCCGCCGAGGGGGCACTCGCCGCCGTCCCCGAGCTGTCGGTCGGCGCCGTCGGCGTCGGCAGTGCCGGTCCCGTCGACCTCCCCTCGCGCTCGGTGTCGCCGCTGAACCTCCCCTTGGCCGCTGGCCTGCCGATCGACGACGTGCTCGGCGGCCTCGTCGACGGGCCGTTGCACCTGGCGCTGGACGGCACCTGCATCGCGCTCGCCGAGCACTGGCGGGGATCGCTGCTCGGCTGTGAGAACGCCCTCGCGATCGTCGTCTCCACCGGTGTCGGCGGCGGATTCGTCCTCGACGGGCGCCCGATGGGCGGGGCGAGCGGAAACGCCGGCCACCTCGGCCAGACGTTCGTCCGCACCATCCACGACGGCGAGGTCGTGGCATCCACTCTCGAGGCCGTCGCCGCGGGGCCGGGCACGGTCGCGTGGGCGCGCGCGCAGGGGTGGGAGGGCGAGACGGGCCTCGACCTGGCCGCGTCGTACCGCGCCGGCGACGAGGTCGCCCGTGCCGCCGTGCAGCGATCGGCCACCGCCGTCGGGCAGGCCATCGCGGCCGCCGCGACACTCTGCGATCTCGAGGCCGTGGCGATCGCGGGAGGGTTCTCGCAGGTCGCCGACGACTACATCGACCAGGTGCGCGTCGCCGCGCAGGCGGCGTCGCTGCACGCGTACGCCCGTCGGTGCCGCATCACCGGTTCGGGTCTCGACGGCGACGGACCGCTCCTGGGTGCGGCGGCTCTCGCTCTGCGCGCCTGA
- a CDS encoding ROK family transcriptional regulator, whose amino-acid sequence MRTGSNLPAVGEYNQTLVLDLIRRAPDGLSRVELSARTGLSAQTLSNVTRRLAEEGLIAEAGKVISGPGKPRTLLKLEPRSRFAVGVHLDPVVDTIVVVDMAGDVVAHDEIPRRHAASPAELIADVAAAVDRIVAHAAIPRELVLGVGVAAPGPFDARGGRLLDPPLLPAWHNVHVREDLGAATGLPVIVEKDVTAAMIGEMWFDRSDALTDAMFLYYGAGVGLGVAISGAPVRGRTGNAGGIAHVVVDPRGPACECGSRGCLGVSIEPRTLLAEAGYVPAETGDSRPDLDRLVRDATAGGDRARDVLRRAGERIARALVVTNNLLDVDEVVLGGPVWERLADVLVETVTARVAADPVSTATRTITVRLSRVGADVAAVGAACLMLDGAFAARPARMMIAI is encoded by the coding sequence ATGCGCACGGGGTCGAACCTGCCGGCAGTCGGCGAGTACAACCAGACCCTCGTGCTCGATCTCATCCGGCGCGCGCCCGACGGGCTGAGCCGTGTGGAACTGTCGGCTCGTACGGGGCTGAGCGCGCAGACCTTGAGCAATGTGACCCGCCGCCTCGCCGAGGAGGGGCTGATCGCCGAGGCGGGCAAGGTCATCTCCGGCCCGGGCAAGCCCCGCACGCTGCTCAAGCTCGAGCCGCGCTCGCGGTTCGCGGTGGGGGTCCACCTCGACCCGGTCGTCGACACCATCGTCGTGGTCGACATGGCGGGCGATGTCGTCGCCCACGACGAGATCCCCCGCCGACACGCGGCCTCTCCGGCCGAGCTCATCGCCGACGTGGCGGCCGCGGTCGATCGCATCGTCGCCCACGCCGCCATTCCCCGCGAGCTCGTTCTCGGGGTGGGCGTGGCCGCCCCGGGTCCCTTCGATGCCCGCGGCGGCCGGCTCCTCGATCCCCCCCTCCTGCCCGCGTGGCACAACGTTCACGTGCGCGAAGACCTCGGGGCGGCCACCGGCCTGCCCGTGATCGTCGAGAAGGACGTGACCGCCGCGATGATCGGCGAGATGTGGTTCGACCGCTCCGACGCGCTCACCGACGCGATGTTCCTCTACTACGGCGCCGGCGTCGGACTCGGCGTCGCCATCTCCGGCGCTCCCGTGCGCGGACGGACGGGCAACGCCGGAGGTATCGCGCACGTGGTCGTCGATCCCCGAGGGCCGGCCTGCGAATGCGGGTCGCGCGGGTGCCTCGGCGTCTCGATCGAGCCCCGCACCCTCCTCGCCGAGGCCGGATACGTGCCGGCCGAGACGGGCGACTCCCGCCCCGATCTCGACCGCCTGGTGCGGGATGCCACGGCAGGCGGCGACCGAGCCCGCGACGTGCTGCGACGGGCGGGGGAGCGGATCGCCCGGGCCCTCGTCGTGACGAACAACCTCTTGGACGTCGACGAGGTCGTGCTCGGCGGCCCGGTGTGGGAGCGTCTCGCGGACGTCCTCGTCGAGACGGTGACCGCTCGGGTCGCGGCCGACCCGGTGTCGACGGCGACGCGCACCATCACGGTGCGTCTGTCACGCGTGGGAGCCGATGTCGCGGCCGTCGGGGCTGCCTGCCTCATGCTCGACGGAGCTTTCGCCGCCCGTCCGGCACGCATGATGATCGCGATCTGA
- a CDS encoding extracellular solute-binding protein — protein sequence MKKLTMATGLLTATALTVALAGCSGGSGDAGDGKTIRVAYQTTATFNQMQTLMENAKKEYEAAHEGMTVELVPIQAEGADYYTKLALMNKSASTAPDVQYEDTFKIQSDAAAGYLLPLDDYLVKWEDWSQFADGAKQAGLGPDGKTYGVSLGTDTRGLWYNKEIFAKAGISVPWQPKTWADVLSAAEKVKAADPDVIPINVYSGKTAGEAASMQGLEMLLYGTEDTLYDTDSKKWVVGSQGFKDSLQFVSDVYQGGLGPSLQQALDPNIFTSVTADWLPSSKLAIALDGSWQSAAWVEGGTAAWPAWSDTLGIAAMPTQKGQAPGTTSMSGGWTLAIGKNTKNADAAWDFLSTAVNKQNATAYNIDNSQIAVRADVADSSEYLDANPSFKTFSSFVDTTHFRPATEDYDKISNQIQVAMEAVMTGQSSVDDAATAYDQAVIGIVGEENTQKG from the coding sequence ATGAAGAAACTGACGATGGCGACCGGTCTTCTGACCGCCACCGCCCTGACCGTGGCTCTGGCCGGCTGCTCCGGCGGCAGCGGCGACGCGGGCGACGGCAAGACCATCCGCGTCGCGTACCAGACCACGGCGACGTTCAACCAGATGCAGACACTGATGGAGAACGCCAAGAAGGAGTACGAGGCCGCCCACGAGGGGATGACCGTCGAGCTCGTCCCGATCCAGGCCGAGGGTGCCGACTACTACACGAAGCTCGCGCTCATGAACAAGTCGGCGAGCACCGCTCCCGACGTCCAGTACGAAGACACGTTCAAGATCCAGTCCGACGCGGCGGCCGGCTACCTCCTGCCGCTGGACGACTACCTCGTGAAGTGGGAGGACTGGTCCCAGTTCGCCGACGGAGCCAAGCAGGCCGGTCTCGGACCCGACGGCAAGACCTACGGCGTCTCGCTCGGCACCGACACGCGCGGACTCTGGTACAACAAGGAGATCTTCGCCAAGGCCGGCATCTCGGTCCCGTGGCAGCCCAAGACGTGGGCCGACGTGCTCTCGGCCGCCGAGAAGGTCAAGGCCGCCGACCCCGACGTCATCCCGATCAACGTCTACTCGGGCAAGACGGCGGGCGAGGCGGCATCCATGCAGGGTCTCGAGATGCTCCTGTACGGCACCGAGGACACCCTCTACGACACCGACAGCAAGAAGTGGGTCGTCGGCAGCCAGGGCTTCAAGGACTCGCTGCAGTTCGTCTCGGACGTCTACCAGGGCGGCCTCGGGCCGTCGCTCCAGCAGGCGCTCGACCCGAACATCTTCACCAGCGTGACCGCCGACTGGCTCCCGTCCAGCAAGCTCGCGATCGCGCTCGACGGCTCGTGGCAGTCGGCCGCGTGGGTCGAGGGCGGCACCGCCGCGTGGCCCGCGTGGAGCGACACCCTCGGCATCGCCGCGATGCCCACCCAGAAGGGCCAGGCTCCTGGAACGACGAGCATGTCGGGCGGATGGACCCTCGCGATCGGCAAGAACACCAAGAACGCCGACGCCGCGTGGGACTTCCTCTCGACCGCGGTGAACAAGCAGAACGCCACGGCCTACAACATCGACAACAGCCAGATCGCCGTCCGCGCCGACGTGGCGGACTCCAGCGAGTACCTCGACGCGAACCCGAGCTTCAAGACCTTCTCGAGCTTCGTCGACACGACCCACTTCCGCCCGGCGACCGAGGACTACGACAAGATCTCGAACCAGATCCAGGTCGCGATGGAGGCCGTCATGACCGGCCAGTCGAGCGTCGATGACGCCGCCACCGCCTACGACCAGGCCGTCATCGGCATCGTCGGCGAAGAGAACACCCAGAAGGGCTGA
- a CDS encoding sugar ABC transporter permease, translating to MTALAQTGATGTGRGSRAKKRGLRSSARALPLLPAALLLAIFLLGPILVSLWGSLTNATLSGSTAVASEFIGFNNYAQLFKAPDFPVSVINTIVFVFFSAVIGQNILGLALALMMRSGNRIVTAVVGTIVVTAWVLPEIVAAFAAYAFFRDNGTLNAILAAFGLDPVSWLFTMPVLMVIIANIWRGTAFSMMVYSAALADVPPEITEAAEVDGAGGIKRLFLITIPMIRSTIGTNSMIVTLQTLSVFTLIFVMTGGGPGNKSTTLPILAYQQGLKFGELGYGTAIATIMLLIGAIFSFFYVRALREEVSS from the coding sequence GTGACCGCCCTGGCTCAGACCGGGGCGACCGGAACCGGCCGGGGGTCGCGCGCGAAGAAGCGCGGCCTCCGGTCGTCGGCCCGGGCGCTCCCGCTCCTGCCCGCAGCCCTGCTGCTGGCGATCTTCCTGCTCGGCCCGATCCTCGTGTCGCTGTGGGGCTCGCTCACCAACGCCACGCTCTCCGGCTCCACCGCGGTGGCGAGCGAGTTCATCGGGTTCAACAACTACGCCCAGCTCTTCAAGGCTCCCGACTTCCCCGTCTCGGTGATCAACACGATCGTCTTCGTGTTCTTCTCCGCCGTGATCGGTCAGAACATCCTCGGCCTCGCTCTGGCGCTCATGATGCGGTCGGGCAACCGCATCGTCACCGCGGTCGTCGGCACGATCGTCGTGACCGCGTGGGTCCTGCCCGAGATCGTCGCCGCGTTCGCGGCCTACGCCTTCTTCCGTGACAACGGCACGCTGAACGCGATCCTCGCCGCCTTCGGCCTCGATCCCGTCAGCTGGCTGTTCACCATGCCGGTGCTGATGGTCATCATCGCCAACATCTGGCGCGGCACCGCGTTCTCGATGATGGTGTACTCGGCCGCCCTCGCCGACGTGCCGCCCGAGATCACCGAGGCCGCCGAAGTCGACGGCGCCGGCGGCATCAAACGCCTCTTCCTCATCACGATCCCGATGATCCGGTCGACCATCGGCACCAACTCGATGATCGTGACGTTGCAGACCCTCTCGGTCTTCACGCTCATCTTCGTCATGACCGGCGGAGGCCCCGGCAACAAGAGCACGACGCTGCCGATCCTGGCGTACCAGCAGGGTCTGAAGTTCGGCGAGCTCGGCTACGGCACGGCGATCGCCACGATCATGCTGCTCATCGGCGCGATCTTCTCGTTCTTCTACGTCCGCGCGCTGCGCGAGGAGGTCTCGTCATGA
- a CDS encoding carbohydrate ABC transporter permease, with amino-acid sequence MSATTTLPEVTGRARVPKPAKASKASLSSPRTRALRVLSNTLLIVIGILFVVPLIWLVTASLDAQPTLAIKMPEVVTLDNFAAVMKPDLLFLPLWNSVLLAGGTAIATVVLASLAAYPLSRYKMRVGKPFLYAVLFGTCLPITAIMVPVYSLFVQLNLIDSIGGTILFLTASALPIAIWMMKNFMDGVPVELEHAAWMDGAGSMRTLVQIVLPLMRPGIAVVFIFTFIQAWGNFFVPFVLLLSPDYQPAAVSIFNFFGSFGAVAYGQLAAYSIVYSLPVLGLYVLVQRGLGGPSALAGAVKG; translated from the coding sequence ATGAGCGCCACCACCACCCTCCCCGAGGTGACCGGCCGCGCACGGGTACCCAAGCCCGCGAAGGCTTCGAAGGCCTCGCTGTCGTCGCCGCGCACCCGTGCGCTGCGAGTGCTGAGCAACACGCTGCTCATCGTCATCGGCATCCTGTTCGTCGTCCCGCTCATCTGGCTCGTCACGGCCTCGCTCGACGCGCAGCCCACGCTCGCGATCAAGATGCCCGAGGTCGTCACCCTCGACAACTTCGCGGCCGTGATGAAGCCCGACCTGCTGTTCCTGCCGCTGTGGAACAGCGTGCTGCTGGCCGGAGGCACCGCGATCGCCACGGTGGTGCTCGCCTCGTTGGCGGCCTACCCGCTGTCGCGCTACAAGATGCGCGTGGGCAAGCCCTTCCTCTACGCGGTGCTGTTCGGCACGTGTCTGCCGATCACGGCGATCATGGTGCCGGTCTACAGCCTGTTCGTGCAGCTGAACCTCATTGACTCGATCGGTGGCACGATCCTCTTCCTCACCGCGAGCGCCCTGCCGATCGCGATCTGGATGATGAAGAACTTCATGGACGGCGTGCCCGTCGAGCTCGAGCACGCGGCCTGGATGGACGGGGCGGGGTCGATGCGCACGCTCGTGCAGATCGTGCTCCCGCTCATGCGTCCCGGCATCGCTGTGGTGTTCATCTTCACGTTCATCCAGGCGTGGGGGAACTTCTTCGTCCCCTTCGTGCTGCTGCTCAGTCCCGACTACCAGCCGGCAGCCGTCAGCATCTTCAACTTCTTCGGGTCGTTCGGAGCCGTGGCCTACGGCCAGCTCGCCGCGTACTCGATCGTCTACTCCCTGCCCGTGCTCGGTCTGTACGTCCTCGTGCAGCGCGGCCTCGGTGGCCCGTCGGCACTCGCCGGCGCGGTCAAGGGCTGA
- a CDS encoding glycoside hydrolase family 38 C-terminal domain-containing protein: MHDRTALIEMRIERFIRERLAPAVYRARQPLDISAWEAPGEPVTFAEARDASYHPFAIGTAWGRAWGTTWFAVSGEIPTDWRDASGVLPAGTVAELVVDLGFTSGQSGFQCEALVWNREGAPIKGVSPFNNTTPAAIDADGRVDVLVEAASNPDVGSLFTFEPTHLGDLATAGDAPLYTLRDMSIGLRDLAVWELLQDFRLLQGLIAELDATSARRATLLEAMDAAIDAVDPEDVAGTAQAGRDVLAPLMAAPAASSAHVLHAVGHAHIDSAWLWPVRETARKVSRTFSNVLSLMDEDPGFVFASSSAQQFAWMKEHYPALWERLKARVAEGRFVPVGGMWVESDTNMVGGEAMARQFVEGKTFFLEEFGIDTEEVWLPDSFGYSGALPQIMRAAGARWFLTQKISWNETNRIPHHTFRWEGIDGSRIFTHFPPVDKYNSEVTAADLAHAERNFADKGRARTSLLPYGFGDGGGGPTREMTATIARTHSLEGAPVVKHSTPREFFETAEAEYADPAVWAGELYLEFHRGTYTSQLRTKQGNRRSEHLLREAELWAATATVRAGAAYPAETFQRLWRLVLLQQFHDILPGTSIAWVHRDAERNYAAIATELEQVIADSLRALVGTGDRAVVANAAPHGRAGAPALAIAPATHGGDVVPRAEGEGYVLDNGVVRAVIDGRGLITSLVDLASGREVVPAGHVAGQFEIFRDTPTQWDAWDIDETYRRHATALVTADAVRLDGDAVIVERTVGASTIVQRIALAEGARTLRLSLDVDWHEQQKLLKLRVPVDVHTDHAASEIQFGHIVRPTHTNTSWDSARFETAAHRWVRVAEPSFGVAVTNDSTYGHDITRHGRESGGTFSLVRLSIIRSATFPDPGQDQGAHHLEVGIVVGAEVVDAVAEGYRTNLPVRVVPDAAEESVAPLVSIDEPGVVVEAIKLAQDGSGDVVVRLYEALGQRAHARLDAGFEVTGVTETDLLEREVDAAAVSSVAGGVVELELRPFQLVTLRLKR, from the coding sequence ATGCACGACCGCACCGCGCTCATCGAGATGCGCATCGAACGCTTCATCCGCGAGCGTCTCGCCCCCGCCGTCTATCGCGCCCGTCAGCCCCTCGATATCTCCGCGTGGGAGGCCCCGGGCGAGCCCGTGACCTTCGCGGAGGCTCGGGATGCCAGCTACCACCCCTTCGCCATCGGCACCGCGTGGGGCCGGGCGTGGGGGACCACGTGGTTCGCCGTATCGGGGGAGATCCCCACCGACTGGCGCGATGCCTCGGGCGTGCTGCCCGCGGGCACCGTCGCCGAGCTCGTCGTCGACCTGGGCTTCACCAGCGGCCAGAGCGGCTTCCAGTGCGAGGCGCTCGTCTGGAACCGCGAGGGCGCCCCCATCAAGGGCGTGTCGCCGTTCAACAACACCACCCCCGCCGCGATCGACGCCGACGGACGCGTCGACGTGCTGGTCGAGGCCGCCTCGAACCCCGACGTGGGCAGCCTCTTCACCTTCGAGCCGACGCACCTCGGCGACCTGGCCACCGCGGGGGACGCTCCTCTCTACACGTTGCGCGACATGTCGATCGGCCTCCGCGACCTCGCCGTGTGGGAGCTGCTCCAGGACTTCCGTCTGCTGCAGGGCCTCATCGCCGAGCTCGACGCGACGTCCGCCCGCCGCGCGACCCTGCTGGAGGCCATGGACGCCGCGATCGACGCCGTCGATCCCGAGGACGTCGCCGGCACCGCGCAGGCCGGGCGCGACGTGCTCGCCCCGCTGATGGCCGCGCCCGCGGCATCCAGTGCCCACGTGTTGCACGCGGTCGGTCACGCGCACATCGACTCGGCGTGGCTCTGGCCCGTGCGCGAGACGGCGCGCAAGGTCTCACGCACGTTCAGCAACGTGCTCTCGCTCATGGACGAGGACCCCGGGTTCGTCTTCGCGAGCTCGTCGGCCCAGCAGTTCGCCTGGATGAAGGAGCACTACCCGGCACTCTGGGAGCGGCTGAAGGCGCGCGTCGCCGAGGGCCGCTTCGTGCCCGTGGGCGGCATGTGGGTCGAGTCCGACACCAACATGGTCGGTGGCGAGGCCATGGCCCGGCAGTTCGTGGAGGGCAAGACGTTCTTCCTCGAGGAGTTCGGCATCGACACCGAAGAGGTGTGGCTCCCCGACTCGTTCGGCTACAGCGGCGCGCTGCCGCAGATCATGAGAGCTGCCGGCGCCCGCTGGTTCCTCACGCAGAAGATCTCGTGGAACGAGACCAACCGCATCCCGCATCACACCTTCCGCTGGGAGGGCATCGACGGCTCGCGCATCTTCACGCACTTCCCGCCCGTCGACAAGTACAACTCGGAGGTCACCGCGGCCGACCTCGCGCACGCCGAGCGGAACTTCGCCGACAAGGGTCGCGCCCGCACCTCGTTGCTGCCCTACGGCTTCGGCGACGGCGGCGGCGGACCCACGCGCGAGATGACGGCGACCATCGCGCGGACGCACTCGCTCGAAGGCGCACCGGTCGTGAAGCACTCCACGCCCCGGGAGTTCTTCGAGACCGCCGAGGCCGAGTACGCCGATCCGGCCGTGTGGGCGGGGGAGCTGTACCTCGAGTTCCACCGCGGCACGTACACCAGCCAGCTGCGCACCAAGCAGGGCAACCGCCGCAGCGAGCACCTGCTGCGCGAGGCCGAGCTCTGGGCGGCGACCGCGACCGTGCGCGCGGGCGCGGCGTACCCGGCCGAGACGTTCCAGCGCCTGTGGCGTCTGGTACTGCTGCAGCAGTTCCACGACATCCTGCCCGGCACCTCGATCGCCTGGGTGCATCGGGATGCCGAGCGCAACTACGCAGCCATCGCGACCGAGCTCGAGCAGGTCATCGCCGACAGCCTCCGTGCGCTGGTCGGCACCGGCGACCGCGCGGTCGTGGCGAACGCCGCCCCGCACGGTCGTGCCGGCGCTCCCGCCCTCGCGATCGCCCCGGCGACGCACGGGGGGGACGTCGTCCCCCGCGCCGAGGGCGAGGGCTACGTGCTCGACAACGGCGTCGTGCGCGCGGTCATCGACGGCCGGGGTCTGATCACGTCGCTGGTGGATCTGGCATCCGGTCGTGAGGTCGTGCCCGCGGGCCACGTGGCGGGGCAGTTCGAGATCTTCCGCGACACCCCCACCCAGTGGGACGCGTGGGACATCGACGAGACCTACCGTCGTCACGCCACTGCGCTCGTCACGGCCGATGCCGTGCGCCTCGACGGCGACGCCGTGATCGTCGAGCGCACGGTCGGCGCCTCCACGATCGTGCAGCGCATCGCCCTCGCCGAGGGCGCGCGCACGCTGCGCCTGTCGCTCGACGTCGACTGGCACGAGCAGCAGAAGCTGCTCAAGCTGCGCGTCCCCGTCGACGTGCACACCGACCACGCGGCATCCGAGATCCAGTTCGGCCACATCGTGCGCCCGACCCACACGAACACCTCGTGGGACTCGGCCCGCTTCGAGACCGCCGCGCACCGCTGGGTGCGCGTCGCGGAGCCGAGCTTCGGCGTCGCGGTCACCAACGACTCGACGTACGGTCACGACATCACGCGCCACGGGCGCGAAAGCGGCGGCACGTTCTCCCTCGTGCGGCTGTCGATCATCCGCTCGGCGACCTTCCCCGACCCCGGTCAGGACCAGGGCGCGCACCACCTCGAGGTGGGCATCGTCGTGGGCGCCGAGGTCGTGGACGCGGTCGCCGAGGGCTACCGCACGAACCTTCCCGTGCGCGTGGTGCCCGACGCCGCCGAGGAGTCGGTCGCGCCCCTGGTGTCGATCGACGAGCCGGGCGTGGTCGTCGAGGCGATCAAGCTCGCGCAGGACGGCTCGGGAGACGTCGTCGTGCGCCTGTACGAGGCCCTGGGCCAGCGCGCGCACGCGCGCCTCGACGCCGGATTCGAGGTCACGGGTGTGACCGAGACCGACCTGCTCGAGCGCGAGGTGGATGCTGCGGCGGTGTCGAGCGTCGCGGGCGGTGTGGTCGAGCTCGAGCTGCGGCCGTTCCAGCTGGTGACGTTGCGCCTGAAGCGCTGA